The DNA region CCGGAAAAAAAGCACCCCGGCGGACCGGGGTGATCACCGGTTGTTTCCCGATTCACTCTTCCACGACATGAACGGACAACGTGGCGGTCACTTCCGGATGAAGTTTCACCGGAACCTTGGTCACGCCCAGCGAGCGAATCGGCTCGCCGAGCTGGATTTTTTTCTTGTCCACGTCCAGGTTGTGCTGTTGCTTCAGCGCCTGGCTGATCTGTTTGGACGTGATCGAGCCGAAGACGCGTCCTCCTTCTCCGGCACGGGTGGTGAGACGAACGGTCAATTGGTTCAATTTCTCGCCGAGTTCTTTCGCCTTCTTCAACTCTTCTTCTTTTTTGCGCTCCTCACGCTGCTTCCGGTCCTTCAGCGCGTTCAGGTTGCCGTCCGTGGCGGGAATGGCCAGCTTTCTCGGAATCAGGAAATTGCGGGCATACCCCTCGGACACTTCCTTGACTTCCCCTTTTTTGCCCGTTCCTTTCACATCCGCCAGCAAGATCACTTTCATTTCTCCATCCCCCCGGATTCCAAATTCTCTTTGAGCACTTCCACCAGCCGGCTTTTGACATCCGCGGGTGACATCCCCTTGAACTGACAGGCCGCGTTGGTGAGGTGCCCTCCTCCTCCCAACTCTTCCATGATGAGCTGCACGTTCAACTCTCCCTGCGACCGGGCGCTGACGGCCACTTTTCCGTCATCCCGCAGGGCGATCACAAATGATGCGCGGATGCCCTGCATGTTCAGAAGCGTGTCGGCCGCCTGGGCGATGAGCAGTTGATCGTAGACTTCGTCGTCGCCGCCCGTGGCCACGGCGATGTCGCCGAACAGGATGTGGGTGTTTTTGATCAATTCGGCCCGTCTCACGTACTGGTCCAGATCCTCCTTGAGCAGGGACTGGACCATCATCAGGTCGGCCCCGTGCCGCCTCAGATAGGAAGCCGCCTCGAAGGTCCGGGATCCGGCCCGGAACGCGAAGTTCTTTGTATCGACGACAATGCCGGCCAAAAGCGCCGTCGCCTCCAGGGTATCCATCGACAATCGTTTCTCCTGGTATTGCAAAAGCTCGGTGACCAATTCGCTCGTCGAGGACGCATAAGGTTCCAAATAGACCAATACGGCATCTTTGACGAAATCTTCCCCCCGGCGGTGATGATCAATCACCACGATCCGACCGGCCTTCTCCAGAATGCGCGGGTCGATGGCCAAAGACGGTTTGTGCGTGTCCACCAACACCACCAGCGTCTCCGGATCATCCGCCCAAGCCAGTGCCTTGTCGGGCGCCACGAGGGCGTCCCCGAGGTATTCGTGCTGCCGGATGGCGGCCACCAGCCGTTCGATCGAGGGGTTTTCCTCATCCAGCACGATAAAGGCTTCGCAATCGTGAAGCCTGGCGAACTTGACCACACCGATCGCCGCCCCGAGCGCGTCCATGTCGGGCTGCGTGTGGCCCATCACCAGAACGCGGTTGCTGTCCCGGATCAGGTTGCTCATGGCGTGGGAAATCACGCGCGCCTTCACCCGTGTCCGTTTCTCCACCGCGTTGGTCTTTCCTCCGAAGAACACCAATTGTTCATCTTTCTGAACCGCCGCCTGATCCCCGCCGCGGGCCAGAGCCACATCCAGCGCCGCCTGGGCGTTTTGCGCCCGTTCCAACAGGGTGTTTCCCCAGCTGGAAGCGCCGATGCTGAGCGTGATGGGAATCTTGTTTTGCCGGGTGATCTCCCGCACCACATCCAGGATCTCGAATTTGGAACGGATCAGCTTTTCGAGGGATGCCTGGCGGGTCACAAAAAACATCTTGTCCGTGTCAATTCGTTTCAAGGTGATGTCATGCTCACGCGCCCATTTGGAAATGGCTCCGGTCACGTTGGACAGAAGCAGGGTGCTTTCCTGGTCGGACAACCCTTGCCCCGATTCATCGAAGTTGTCCAGATGAACGAATCCGAGAACGGTCCGTTCGTCCTCGATCTCTTGCCGCAGCTCCTCCACGCGCGTGATGTCACGAAAATAGAAGAGGCGTTCCTCCTCCTGACGAATCACCTGATAGATTCTCTCACCGATCTTCACCGTCCAGGGCCGGTCCGGATCATCGGGTTCCTTTTTCAACTCCGGAAAGACTTCCTCCAAAGGCATCCCGATCCATTTTCCGCGCCCGACCATTTCCTGGACATACGGATTGTGCCACTCGATGCGCCCGTCCCGGTCATGGAGCACGATTCCCACCGGAAGACGGTGCATGGCCGTTTGTCCGGCACTTTTCACCCGTTCCGAGAGCGTGGAGACATATTCGGTGAAATCTCTCCGAAAAGCCCGTTCCGCACGGTAAATCACACCGGCCAGAACCGTGAAAAACACCAGCCCCACGACTCCGTACTCCCAACGGTATGTGGACAAAAGGGCGATCAACACCAAGCTGAAACACATCGCAAAAATCATGTGATAGCCGTGCCAGCGCTGTATGACGAATTTCGGCATATCAATCCCCTCAAACTGGATGCTCGCGGTTCTGACCTGTCATGACCAAGCCATTACTCATTATTTTACCCCAGATCTTCCCGTGGGCAACTGCCCCCGGCTGCGCGCCTTTTTTCCGTCACGGACAAACCGGACGCAAACGGCGGAAGACAAAGAAAAAGGCGAAACCCCTTGGGAATCGCCCGCAAACGCGGAGTCATGTTCCCGGTCATCGCCCAAGCCTTCGTTTTCCCTTGTCATCTCCCCGGCGACCGTTGATGGGGAATTCCCGACCCGGCGAAGACGGCGTTGGCCGCCCGAATGTGCCGGCGCCAATCTCCCGCAGGGAGCAACCCCCCCGCGTTCGCGACGGTGTCAGATCCCGCCGGATTCCCCGCGGTTCACCGTTTGCTCACGTATTCATCCAGGGCGGACAAATCGCCATACCATTCTTCCAGTTGGTGACCGTTTTGCGCCAGGTCCCTCGCCTTGTGAACGACCGCCTGATCCAGTTCACGAAAGGAAAAGCCCATTCGCCGGGCCAAAACATAAATGGAAATCACCAGTCCGGAAAGACTGTCGATCATCGCGCTCTGGCTGGCGTGGTGGATTCCCTTGAACAAGCTGGCGACTTGGTCGAGGATCTCCGTTTTCAGCCAATCGACCACCTTGATGCTTTTGGCAAATTGGATTCCGCGTTCCGGCCGGCTCATTGGGTCCACTCCTTCTCCGTTCTTTCCACACATCCAATTCCTGGAGAGGATTCCACAATGAACCATTCTTTTCCTGCCTTCGGGAAAAAAAGAGCGGGGACGCTGATAGCAGAAAGGGATTTCAGGAGGGTTTCCGGAGTCGTCCGGTTCTCCCTGAAATCCCTTTTCGCTCTTTGACCGAAGGCGACCGTTCGGCCGGACCGGCGAACGATCCGGGTCAGGCGGCCGGGGCCATCAGTCGTTGGTGTACGGCAGGAGAGCCATTTGGCGGGCTCTCTTGATCGCACGGGTCAGCTGACGCTGATATTTGGAGCTGGTGCCGGTCACGCGGCGCGGCAGGATTTTTCCGCGCTCGCTGATGAACTTGCGCAGCAGATCCACATCTTTGTAGTCGATGTAGTCGATCTTGTTGACCGTGAAATAACACACCTTGCGGCGCTTGTTTCCGCGGCGACGAGCCATGGTTGCTGCCTCCTTCCGTCAAACGGGATGGGTTTCCGAAACTCAAAAAGGCAGATCGTCGTCAGAGATGTCAATGGGTTGTCCGTCATCGGCAAAGGGGTCATCCGCAGGTTTGCCACGGCCGTAAGAGCCGCCTCCGATCCCGGGAGCGCTCCCGCCTCCGAAGCCGGAAGCCATGGATTCGCTGCGGCTTTTCGGTTCGAGAAAGCGTACGTCATCGGCAACGACTTCCGTCGTGTACACGGTACGCCCTTCCTGGTTTTCGTACTTGCCCGTCCGGAGCCGTCCGTCCACACCGGCGAGCGAGCCCTTTTTGAGATAGGTGGCACATCGTTCCGCCAAAGCTCTCCAGGTGACGATGTTGATGAAATCAGCTTCCCGTTCTCCTTGCTGATTCACGAAATTGCGGTCCACCGCCAGGGTGAACCGGGCCACGGCCACTCCGCTCTGTGTGTACCGGAGCTCGGGATCGCGGGTAAGCCGGCCGACCAGGATGACCCGATTGATCATTCGATCCTCTCCCTTTTCCAGAGATCCAACCCACTGTCTATGCGCAATCGATCACTTTTCGTCGAGGTTGATGATCAGGTGGCGCATGATGTTGTCCGTGATGCGAACCAGGTGATCCAGTTCCTTCACCACGGTCGTCGGCGCCTTGAACTTGTACACCGTGTAGATGCCCTCACGGAATTTGTCGATTTCATAGGCGAAGCGACGCTTGCCCATGTCCTGCACGTCGGTGATTTCCCCACCGTTTGCCGCGATGGTGCTTTGCACTTTCTCACGGGCAGCCTTGAGGGTTTCCTCATCCACATCCGGACGCACGATGAACATCAGTTCGTAGTTGTGTACCATGATCCGTTACACCTCCTTCTGGACTAGCGGCCCTGCCCGTCAGGCAGAGCAAGGAGCCACTGTTGCATACGATATTGTATTTTAGCAAATTGCCCGGGAAGAATCAATGATTCCCGCAAATTCTCCGATCCAGGCTCACACGTTGAACCGGAAGGTCATGATGTCCCCGTCCTGCACCACATAATCCTTGCCTTCCAGACGCAGCAGCCCCTTTTCACGGGCGGCGGCCATGGACCCGCTGGCGACCAGGTCCTTGTACGAAACCACTTCGGCCCGGATGAATCCCCGCTCAAAGTCGCTGTGAATCACGCCGGCCGCCTGGGGAGCCTTGGTGCCTTCCCGGATCGTCCACGCCCTCACTTCCTTTTCCCCGGCGGTGAAATAAGTGATCAGGCCGAGAAGCCGGTATGCGGCGGAGATGAGCCGGTCAAGCCCGGATGTTTCCAGCCCGAGCTCCTCCAGAAATGCTTTGCGCTCCTCTTCGTCCAGCTCGGCGATTTCCGCTTCCACCTGGGCGCTGATCGGCACGACGGCGGCACCTTCCGATGCGGCGATGTCCAGGACCGTGCGGTAGTGCGGATTGGATTCGGGATCGGCGATGTCCGTCTCGCTCAGGTTCGCCGCGTAGAGCACGTTTTTCATGGTGAGCAGGTTGAGGCTGCGGATCACTTTTTTCTCTTCGGAATCCAGCCCGGCGGCACGGGCGGGTTTCCCTTCCGCGAGCAGCGGCTGCAGGCGGGACAGGATCTCGTACTCCTTGAGGGCCGCCTTGTCTCCGCTCTTCTTCTGACGGGCCAGGCGCTCCAAACGGCGTTCCACCGTCTCCAGATCGGCCAGCACCAATTCCAGATTGATCGTTTCGATGTCGGCCGCCGGATCCACTTTCCCGGCCACGTGCGTGATGTTTCCGTCTTCGAAGCAGCGCACCACGTGAATGATGGCGTTCACTTCCCGGATGTGGGACAGGAATTTGTTGCCCAGACCTTCTCCCCGGCTGGCCCCCTTGACCAGACCGGCAATGTCGACAAACCGGAACGAAGTGGGCACGACCCGCTGCGGTTTCACCAGTTCGCACAGCTTGTCCAGCCGTTCGTCCGGCACATCCACCACGCCCACGTTGGGCTCGATCGTGCAAAACGGATAGTTGGCCGATTCCGCCCCGGCCTTGGTGATGGCGTTGAACAGGGTGGATTTCCCCACATTGGGCAATCCGACGATTCCAGTAGCGAGTGCCATGACAACTTTCCTCCATTTTATTGTATAAATGCTTGTTTCAGAAGTTATATAAACACAGGCTGATATGAATGAAAAAGATGCTCAATCGCATAGCAAACCGCCCACACGTCCTCATGTCCCGGCAGCCCGGGACGTCGCCCCCCGTCGTCCCAAAACGAAAGCGCCGCGAAGTCCGGCTTCGGAGGTGTCTTGTCCGTCGTCCACTTCGCCCGTTCCCGTCCGATGCCCGTTCACCGCTTGCCGGAAAAGCATCCGTCCGCTTCCGGGCATATCCGGAACATCGGTGCCTGTCGTCTTCCGCACGTGCTCCCCGGTTCACCGGAAATCCGGCCACGGCTTTGAAGGGTTTCCGCCTCACGCGGCGGGGCCCGGAGAAAGACGCGGCGGCGTCAACGGGCGGTTCATCCCCCGACGGACGGACGGCAGGCGAACATGAAACCGGACCGTCCGCCCGCTCCGTTCCAATCCGGGAGCCGGGAAGACGGTCCGTTCCGCCGAACGGATGATCCCTTCCGCACACGGATCCCGTCCAGCCGGATCATGCCTCTGTTTCTTCCTGTCCGGCGGGGATCAGCACTTTTTTCATCCGGCTTTCAAACCGGCTTCGGGGGAGCAACACACTGTGGTCACACCCCATGCATTTGATGCGGATGTCCGCCCCCATGCGGATCACTTTCCACCGGTTGGTTCCGCACGGGTGGGGCTTTTTCATTTCAACGATGTCACCGAGACCGAACTCTTTCCTTTGCAATCGTCGATCACTCTCTCACGGAAATTTGCATCGGGCGACACACTCTTCGACTTTTTCGGTTCCAACCGGATCCTGAAGAACGAACGACCCAAACCGTGCAAGCGGCTTCGACGGAACCGGGCGAAACCGGATTCATTCGGGCTGCCTCAAAGAGGTCGTCCTCCGGTGCAGGTCCCCCGTCCGGGAACGGCCGGGTTCTCCTCTTTCCGGCAAAGCCTTCGCCATGTGGGTTGCCGGTTTCGATCCATCTTCACCATACCTCGTATTTTAAATGTTCGCCGGTCGACTTACAACGCCCGGAGCGCAGCTTTTCCAAGGGAAGCGTCTTCCCTCTCCGGTTCCGTCACGCATGACGGGCAAGGTCCGAAACGACGGGGCCGGGGAACATTCGCCGAGGGTCTGAAACTCATGCCGCGAGACGGCCACGGATGCCTCCGACACCATGAGCGGACAAAGTTCAAGCGGGTGATGCGTCGATGATTCGCTTCGGAGCGCTGTACCGCATCGCTTCCGTCAGGGGCGCTTCCCGGTCCGTTCCACCGACTTCCAACCGACTTGGGCAGCCCTCCATGCCTTCACCCGGTGAGAACTTCATTGCCGGCACTCTTCAGCGTGATCAATGAATGCCGGATGGCTTGGGTCATCTGTTCTTGCCGTTCCTTGACGTTTCCCGATTTGGGCGGGTGGATCGGCGTTCCGAAGCGGATCGTCACCTTTGCGGGGCGAATCCACCACTTTCCGGGCGGCAGCGCACGCTCCGTTCCATCGATGAACACGGGGATCACCGGACATTGCGCCCGCACGGCGAGAAACGCCGCTCCCTGCTTCAACTCCTCAAACGTGTTGTCCCCCCGGATTCCGCCTTCGGGAAAAATGCCCACCACTTTTCCTTCGGAAAGCAGCCTCAGCGCCGTTCGCATCGTGTGGATCTCCGGTTTGGCCCGATTGACCGGGAACGCGCCCGCCATCCGCAAAAACCGTCGACTCAACGGATTGACGAACGACTCGGCCCGTGCCATGAAATGGATGTCTCTGGGGCAGAGCGCTCCCAAATAAAACGAATCGAGATAGCTGACATGATTGCCGACGATGATCAGGGAACCGTCCGGCATCCGGTCCAGTCCCTCCATCCGGCTCCGATGGTACAGACGCACAAATCCCCGAAGCAGCTGTTTCAACACCCGTTTGATCACAGGAGGCCCTCCAGTCTCCGGTTTTTGGGTGAACAAATCGTCCAGCTCCCATCAACGTTTCCCATTTCATTATATTTCGAAACTGACGGACAAAACAGACATTCTTTGCCATTCCCCCGCCCGTTTCAACGGGAAAAGGGCGAATTGGGAGAACTGCCTGAAAGCGGAGCGTATAAACGGGGCGAAACAGCCGTATACTGGTAAGGAACTTTTTTCCGGAGGGACGAGCCATGAGAGATGTTCAACAGGCTGCAGAGAGCTCTTTCGAGTTCCCGTACCGTGTTCAGCATTCCTGGCCGGATGCCGACCTTCACTTTTCCGAACAACTTGCTTCCTTGCTGGAAAGGCACGGCCCTTGCGCCGAATTGATCTGTGTTTGCATCGGCACGGACCGGTCGACCGGCGATTCCCTCGGTCCGCTCGTCGGCAGTTTTTTGTCCCGTCATCCCCGCCCCCGATTCCGCGTGTACGGGACATTGGATGAACCCGTGCATGCGCTCAACCTGTCATCGACCCTGGAAACCATCCGGGAACGCCATCCCGATGCCTTGGTGATCGCCGTGGACGCATGCCTCGGACAATCGCGCAGTGTCGGCTGGATCCAGGTCGGTCCGGGACCGGTCAAACCCGGCGCAGGCGTCAACAAACAGCTGCCTGAAGTGGGCGATATCCATATCACGGGAATCGTGAACGTCTCCGGGTTCATGGAGTACTTCGTGTTGCAGAACACCCGGCTCAGCCTGGTGATGAACATGGCGGAAGTGATCGCTTCCGCCATCATCAAGGCCGTGGATCGAACCCGGATTCCCCTGCACTGACCAAACCGCCGAAAATCTCCCGTTCCGTCCCGAAAACAGCCGGCCGTTCCCGGCATAAAGACAACCCCCTGCGGTCCGATGAACGGTTCGCCAGGGGGCTTGTCACGCTTCAGAAAGAAACCCAGGGAGCGGCGATGGCCGTCAATACGAGAGCAGGCAGGAAATCGGCCACGCGGATCCGGGTGATCCCCAGCAAATTGGTGCCGATCGCCATGATCAACAGTCCACCGGTGGACGTCACCTGCTGAATGATCATCTCCAGCACATCCCCCGGAATCCAGGCGGTGATCCAGGAAGCCCCCACGGTCATCAGTCCTTGGTAGAGAAACACCGGCACCGCGGAAAACAGAACCCCCCACCCCATCGTCGATGCGAAAACGATCGAGGCAAATCCGTCCAGCAGGGATTTGGTCAACAAAATCGAATGATCATTCCGCAAACCGCTGTCCAAGCTGCCCAAGATGGCCATGGGTCCCACGCAAAAGACGAGAGTCCCTGCCACAAATCCGGTGGACAGTCCGCCGCTGCCTCCCCAGCGTTTCTCCATGTTTTCACTGAAACGGTTCAAACGGTCTTCCAACGCGAGCGCGCTTCCCAATGCTCCTCCCACCGCCATGCTGATCAGCACGGACAACATTTTTTCCGTTTTGAGCGCCATGGACAAGCCAATCAGCACCACCACCAGCCCGATGCCGTGCATGATGGTGCGGTGAACGTGTTCCGGCAAATTCCGGAACATCCGGCCGATCATCGTTCCGGCCAAGATCAACAGCGCATTGACAACCGTTCCGAGCAGCAACCTGCTTTCCCTCCATTTCCGCCGTCATCCTTTCATCCCGGTCAAGGACAAAAGAAAGAGAGGAGCCGGACTCCTCCCGTAAGCAGTTGACACGTTTCCGTTGACAAGTTTCCCCGGAGACCGCTCCCTGCTCCGCCACAGAAGACCTGCACAGGCGCTCGCAAGAAGCCGCCCGTCCGCGATGAATGGTCGGCATCTTTCCCGGGAGCACGTCCCCTCCCTGAACATGAATTCGAACCGGACCGCCGAACCTGCGGCCGCGGCGATTTCCGCCTGGTCAGAGGGAATGTCCGTATTTTCCGATCACTGGAACCAGTGCTCCTGCTGCAACAGTTCCACGAGACGCTCCAGTTCTTTTTCCGAATAATACTCAATCTCGATGCGTCCTTTTTTCCGTCCGTGCTTGATGCGCACGGGCGTGCTGAACGCTTCCTGCAACATCTCTTCATACCGTTTGATTTTGGGAGAGGATTCGGCCGGACGGGCCGGTTTCTCCTTTTTGGGAGCCGTTTGGTTGAGTTGTTGCA from Staphylospora marina includes:
- the ssb gene encoding single-stranded DNA-binding protein, translated to MINRVILVGRLTRDPELRYTQSGVAVARFTLAVDRNFVNQQGEREADFINIVTWRALAERCATYLKKGSLAGVDGRLRTGKYENQEGRTVYTTEVVADDVRFLEPKSRSESMASGFGGGSAPGIGGGSYGRGKPADDPFADDGQPIDISDDDLPF
- a CDS encoding lysophospholipid acyltransferase family protein, translated to MIKRVLKQLLRGFVRLYHRSRMEGLDRMPDGSLIIVGNHVSYLDSFYLGALCPRDIHFMARAESFVNPLSRRFLRMAGAFPVNRAKPEIHTMRTALRLLSEGKVVGIFPEGGIRGDNTFEELKQGAAFLAVRAQCPVIPVFIDGTERALPPGKWWIRPAKVTIRFGTPIHPPKSGNVKERQEQMTQAIRHSLITLKSAGNEVLTG
- a CDS encoding DHH family phosphoesterase, giving the protein MPKFVIQRWHGYHMIFAMCFSLVLIALLSTYRWEYGVVGLVFFTVLAGVIYRAERAFRRDFTEYVSTLSERVKSAGQTAMHRLPVGIVLHDRDGRIEWHNPYVQEMVGRGKWIGMPLEEVFPELKKEPDDPDRPWTVKIGERIYQVIRQEEERLFYFRDITRVEELRQEIEDERTVLGFVHLDNFDESGQGLSDQESTLLLSNVTGAISKWAREHDITLKRIDTDKMFFVTRQASLEKLIRSKFEILDVVREITRQNKIPITLSIGASSWGNTLLERAQNAQAALDVALARGGDQAAVQKDEQLVFFGGKTNAVEKRTRVKARVISHAMSNLIRDSNRVLVMGHTQPDMDALGAAIGVVKFARLHDCEAFIVLDEENPSIERLVAAIRQHEYLGDALVAPDKALAWADDPETLVVLVDTHKPSLAIDPRILEKAGRIVVIDHHRRGEDFVKDAVLVYLEPYASSTSELVTELLQYQEKRLSMDTLEATALLAGIVVDTKNFAFRAGSRTFEAASYLRRHGADLMMVQSLLKEDLDQYVRRAELIKNTHILFGDIAVATGGDDEVYDQLLIAQAADTLLNMQGIRASFVIALRDDGKVAVSARSQGELNVQLIMEELGGGGHLTNAACQFKGMSPADVKSRLVEVLKENLESGGMEK
- the rpsR gene encoding 30S ribosomal protein S18; its protein translation is MARRRGNKRRKVCYFTVNKIDYIDYKDVDLLRKFISERGKILPRRVTGTSSKYQRQLTRAIKRARQMALLPYTND
- the rpsF gene encoding 30S ribosomal protein S6, whose protein sequence is MVHNYELMFIVRPDVDEETLKAAREKVQSTIAANGGEITDVQDMGKRRFAYEIDKFREGIYTVYKFKAPTTVVKELDHLVRITDNIMRHLIINLDEK
- the yyaC gene encoding spore protease YyaC, producing MRDVQQAAESSFEFPYRVQHSWPDADLHFSEQLASLLERHGPCAELICVCIGTDRSTGDSLGPLVGSFLSRHPRPRFRVYGTLDEPVHALNLSSTLETIRERHPDALVIAVDACLGQSRSVGWIQVGPGPVKPGAGVNKQLPEVGDIHITGIVNVSGFMEYFVLQNTRLSLVMNMAEVIASAIIKAVDRTRIPLH
- the ychF gene encoding redox-regulated ATPase YchF is translated as MALATGIVGLPNVGKSTLFNAITKAGAESANYPFCTIEPNVGVVDVPDERLDKLCELVKPQRVVPTSFRFVDIAGLVKGASRGEGLGNKFLSHIREVNAIIHVVRCFEDGNITHVAGKVDPAADIETINLELVLADLETVERRLERLARQKKSGDKAALKEYEILSRLQPLLAEGKPARAAGLDSEEKKVIRSLNLLTMKNVLYAANLSETDIADPESNPHYRTVLDIAASEGAAVVPISAQVEAEIAELDEEERKAFLEELGLETSGLDRLISAAYRLLGLITYFTAGEKEVRAWTIREGTKAPQAAGVIHSDFERGFIRAEVVSYKDLVASGSMAAAREKGLLRLEGKDYVVQDGDIMTFRFNV
- a CDS encoding DUF554 domain-containing protein, with amino-acid sequence MLLGTVVNALLILAGTMIGRMFRNLPEHVHRTIMHGIGLVVVLIGLSMALKTEKMLSVLISMAVGGALGSALALEDRLNRFSENMEKRWGGSGGLSTGFVAGTLVFCVGPMAILGSLDSGLRNDHSILLTKSLLDGFASIVFASTMGWGVLFSAVPVFLYQGLMTVGASWITAWIPGDVLEMIIQQVTSTGGLLIMAIGTNLLGITRIRVADFLPALVLTAIAAPWVSF
- the rplI gene encoding 50S ribosomal protein L9; the protein is MKVILLADVKGTGKKGEVKEVSEGYARNFLIPRKLAIPATDGNLNALKDRKQREERKKEEELKKAKELGEKLNQLTVRLTTRAGEGGRVFGSITSKQISQALKQQHNLDVDKKKIQLGEPIRSLGVTKVPVKLHPEVTATLSVHVVEE
- a CDS encoding DUF951 domain-containing protein, whose protein sequence is MQRKEFGLGDIVEMKKPHPCGTNRWKVIRMGADIRIKCMGCDHSVLLPRSRFESRMKKVLIPAGQEETEA
- a CDS encoding MazG-like family protein, with the translated sequence MSRPERGIQFAKSIKVVDWLKTEILDQVASLFKGIHHASQSAMIDSLSGLVISIYVLARRMGFSFRELDQAVVHKARDLAQNGHQLEEWYGDLSALDEYVSKR